The DNA region CCTATTACAGCTTTATGTTTTACTTTATTAATATCTATATTATTATTTTCTGCAATTTTGTCTATAACATCAAACCCAACATTGTGTCTAGTCTTATTATATTCTTTTCCTGGGTTTCCAAGACCAACTATTACGTACACTCTTATCACTCTCCTAAATATTCAACTCTTTAATTATATCATAGTTAGGTAATAATCCTAAAATAGTTTAACCTTATTAAGTCACCTATATTTACTATGACACTATTACAGTAGTATTATATTTATCTTTTTAAAAAAACAAAAGTGGAAGAACAAGTCTTCCACTTTTTATTAATCAAATAACTTACTTACAGATAAGTTTTCATATATTCTCTTTATAGCCTCAGCAAATATTCCTGCCACTGATAGACAGTTTATATTTTTTATTTTCTTATCATCATCAAGTTCAATAGTATCAAGTAATACTAATTCATCAATTTCAGAATTGTTAATTCTCTCTATTGCTGGTCCTGATAATACAGGATGAGTACAGCATGCATAAACATCTTTAGCTCCAAATTCCTTTAAAGCACTAGCCGCATTAGTAATAGTTCCTGCTGTATCTATCATATCATCTATTAATATTACATTTTTACCTTCTATATCGCCTATAATATTCATTACTTCTGATACATTAGCCTTAGGTCTTCTCTTATCAATTATAGCTATAGGTGCATCTAAGTATCCCGCAAAGTTTCTAGCTCTAGTTACACTTCCTAAGTCTGGAGATACTACTACTAAATCTTCAATGTTTCTTTCTCTGAAGTGCTTAGCTAATATTGGTACACCTAAAAGGTGATCTACTGGAATTTCAAAATATCCTTGGATTTGTGCAGCATGTAAATCCATAGTAAGTACTCTGTCTGCTCCTGCTGCCGTAATTAAATCTGCTACTAATTTTGCTGTGATTGGATCTCTAGCTTTTGCTTTTCTATCTTGTCTTGCATATCCATAATAAGGAATAACTGCATTGATTCTTCCTGCAGAAGCTCTCTTTAATGCATCTATCATTATTAAAAGCTCCATTAAATTATTATTTACAGGTTCACAAGTTGATTGAATTACAAATACATCTGCACCTCTTACAGTTTCATTTATATTTACTGAAATCTCGCCGTCACTAAAAGTTCCAACGTGAGCATCTCCTAATTCAATTTCTAACTCCTTGCAAATTTTAGAAGCCAATTCTTTAGATGCATTTCCTGCAAATACTTTGATCTTTTGTCTATTAGTATTCATTTAATATCCTCCTTAGGCTATTTGTTTTTTAGAAGTCCTTTTCTTTCTACCCATCCTTCTATATTTCTTTGCTTTTGCCTAGCTACTGATAAAGCTCCCTCTGGAACTTCTTTAGTTATAGTAGAACCTGTAGCAATATAAGCACTTTCTTTTATAGTTACTGGAGCTACTAAGTTACAATTACTTCCCACAAAAGCATTGTCCTCAACTATGGTTTTATGCTTATTCTTCCCGTCATAGTTAACAAATACTACTCCACAACCTATATTAACACCTGAGCCAACTTCCGCATCTCCTATATATGCTAAATGGGATGCCTTAGAATTATCTCCTATAGTTGCATTTTTAACTTCAACAAAGTCTCCTATTTTAGCTTTTTTACCTATTTTACTATTAGGTCTTAAATATGCATATGGTCCTACAGTAGTTTCTTCATCTACAAAACTGTCTATTATAGTAGAGCTTTGAATTTCCACATTATCCTTAATAATAGAGTTTTCAATTCTAGTATTATGTCCTATAGAGCATTCATTCCCAATAATAGTATTACCCTTTATTATTGCACCTGGATAAATTATAGTGTCTTGCCCAATTTCCACTTGAGCATCTATATATGTATTATTAGGGTCTATCAATGTAACTCCACTTTCCATTAGTTTGTTTAATGTTCTGTCTCTCATTATCTTCTCAGCTGCGGCCAACTGAACTCTTGAGTTTACTCCTAAGATTTCTTCCATATCCTCTAATACATAAGAACCTACTTTATGTCCTTTGTCATTTAGTATTCCTACTACATCTGTTATATAATATTCCTTTTGACTATTATTATTATTTAATAAGTCTAAGGATTCTTTTAAAAGCTTTGCATCATATAAATACATTCCAGAATTTATTTCAGTAATCTTAAGTTCCTCTTCATTTGCATCCTTGTGTTCAACGATTTTTTCCACATACCCTGCTGTATCCTTTACAATTCTTCCATATCCATAAGGATTATCCACATGAGCTGTCAAAACTGTAGCTGATAATTTATTTTCCTTATGATAGTCTATCATTTCTCTTAGTGTGTCTGCTTTAATCAAAGGAGTATCCCCATATAATAAAAGAACATAACCTTCATCTTTAATATATTCTTTTGCTTGCAAAACAGCATGACCAGTGCCTAATTGTTCCCTTTGCAGAACAAAATGTACATCATCTTTAACCGTTTCTTTTACCTTGTCTGCACCATGGCCTATTACCACTACTGTTTCTTCACAATCCGAACATTTAGCCACATGTATAACATGTTCTACCATAGATTTTCCACATACCTTATGCACTACCTTTGGAAACTTAGATTTCATTCTAGTTCCTGCACCAGCTGCTAATATAATTGCTGTAGTCTTTTCCATTTATAATCACTCCCTATTATACATCATTTATATATACTATAGAACACAAAACTTTATTTTTCGACAAGTTCTATGTCCTTATTTTTTCCTTTTTTTCGATAAATAGTATATCACTTTTCATACCATATAACCAACAATAAACTTAATATTTAAAAATTTTTTAAGACAAATGTTAAGTATTCATCATTTAAACCCAGATTATATGCAATAAAAAAAACCTTATTGATGAGAACTATAATAAGTATTTCCATCATAAAGGTTTTTAATTTAAAAATATCAGGCTTGTACATTACTCATCTTGGCTTAATTTTGCCTTTTCATAAGCATCAAATATTTTGTCTTGTAATCTAGATCTAGTTTCTGAGTTAATAGGATGAGCTATATCTCTAAAATCACCTTCTCCTATTTTTCTACTAGGCATAGCAATAAATAATCCATTTAGTCCTTCTATTATTTTAATATCATGTACAACAAATTCATTATCGAAAGTAACTGACACTATCCCTTTCATTTTTCCTTCATCCTGGATTTTCCTTACACGAACATCTGTAACTTGCATCCCTTTTACCTCCTTCCTGGTCTCATACAAAATAAGCTATTTAACATGTTCTCCAAATATTTTTTATTTCCTTCTTTATTTTCAAAAATATTTAAAAAATTTTAACTTTTTGAATAAAAAAAATTATATTTTTAAATATTCTTTATTTTCAAAACAATGTTTTGTAATTATTGTTAATTCTCTTATATATCATTTCCCTTGATAAAAAAGGCATGCTTCATATGCTTCGTTATGGAACCCTATGGTTCCCGCAGGCGTCTGCTATCGCGATCTGAACACCTTCCTTTAAAGAGGCAGGGAATGTTCCCCCACCCCCTTGATTTTTTACTTATCCATAGTTTTGAAAATTTATAATTTCCTAGTAAGTAAAAAAACTAAGCTAAATACTGCTTAGTCTTTTCTGTAATTAGATATATAATTTTTACCCCATTTATCCATTTGTTCTAATATAGGCATTAATTTTTGACCTTCTTCGGATAAGGAGTATTCTACCATGGGAGGAATTTGATTATAAATTTTTCTATTTATTAATCCATCTTCTTCTAAAGTTCTTAATTGTTGTGTTAACATTTTTTGTGTGATTTTCGGAATGATTCTTCTAAATTCATTAAATCTTATAACTTCATGATTTCCTAGGTTCCACAATATAAGGCCTTTCCATTTTCCACTTATTAATTCTAAAGTTACTTCTATTTCACATCTATAATTACTACAACTCACTTTATTAGTTCTATCTTTAGGCATATTTTATTATATTCACCATCCTTTGAAAATTTTTTTTAGGAATTTGTCCAGTGTAATAACAATAGGCAACCCCTATTATATCAGTATTTTAATAAATTATAGTTTTTCCATTAGTTTCCTTTTTGAAACTATCCTACTAAAAAGTGCCCTCTTCGCACAGGTTTATTATATTTGTATAATGAATCATGTGCTGAGGCACAGAAAGTTATATTTAATAAAAAAACAACTAAAAAAATTATATCATAAAATGAATGGAGGAATGAACATGGCAAGATTCACAATACCAAGAGATGTTTATTTTGGAGAAGGAGCAATAGAAGAATTAAAGAATTTAAAAGGGAAAAGGGCTGCCATAGTAATTGGTGGTGGTTCAATAAAGAGAAGTGGAGCATTAGATAAAATAGAAGGATATTTAAAAGAAGCTGGAATGGAAACTACACTTATAGAAGGGGTAGAATCAGATCCATCAGTTGATACCGTAATGAATGGCGTAAAAATAATGCAGAAATTTGAACCAGATTGGATAGTTGGAGTAGGTGGAGGTTCACCTATAGATGCGGCAAAAGCTATGTGGATATTTTACGAATACCCACAATTTACATTTGAAGAAGCTGCAAAACCATTCTCCCTACCAGAGTTAAGAACAAAAGCGAAATTTGCAGCAGTAACAACAACTAGTGGAACTGGTACAGAAGTTACATCATTCTCAGTGATAACAGATAATAAAACTGGAGTAAAATATCCAATAGCTGATTACAATATAACACCAGACATAGCAATAGTAGATACTGATTTAGCTCAAACAATGTCACCAAAATTAGTAGCACACACAGGAATGGATGCATTAACTCATGCTTTTGAAGCATACGTGTCAACAGTAAGAACAGTATTTACAGATGCACTAGCAATGAAATCTATTGAAATGATGAAAGAGAACTTAGTAAAGTCATTTGAAGGAGATACAAAAGCAAGAAGTGAAATGCACTTAGCACAATGCCTTGCAGGAATGTCATTCTCAAATGCAATCCTGGGAATAGTTCATAGTATGGCACATAAAACAGGAAAGATATTTAGTATTCCTCATGGATGTGCAAATGCAATATACTTGCCATATGTAATTCAATTTAACCAAAAAATTGCTGGTAAAGCTTATGCTGACATAGCAAGAAGATTAGGCCTAGCAGGAAATAATGAAGAGGAATTAGTGAATTCATTAGTAGAAATGGTAATAGATTTTAATAAAAAAATGAATATTCCACTTACATTAAGAGAATTTGGAGTAAGTGAAAAAGACTTTAATGACAAACTTGAAGAAATTGCAGATACTGCAGTAGCAGATCCATGTACAGGTACAAATCCAAGAGAGATATCGGTAGAAGAAATGAAAAAACTATTTATTTGTGCTTACAATGGTGAAAAAGTAGAATTTTAATAACAAATTATGAATATAAGACTAAAGGCTCTACTGAGTGCTTAGTCTTTTTCAAAAACATTAGTTAAAACTAGTATAAGAAGTTGATTTTTATTTAGAAATAATAGGAATTTATTAATACATGTAGAATAAAAGTAATATTAGAAAGCTTTTTCAAGTTGTTTATCTATAATAAGATTTTGTTAATAAAGGACATGATTTTAATTACTTAATTATAGAAAGGAGATGGAAATGATTATAAATGAAAAAATGAATAGAAAAGATATTGGACTTGCCTTGCTTGTAGTGACGGTTTGGGGAGCTAATTTCACTGTGATTAAATTGGGTCTTGCTGGAGTACCTTCCATGCTATTAGCTGTTTTGCGCTATGTGTTAACCGCATTTCCCGCTGTTTTCTTTGTAAAGCGTCCTGCCATAGAATGGAGATATTGTATTGCCTATGGATTGGCAGTGGGTGTCGGCCAATTTGGTTGCTTGTTTTATGCCATGGATATAGGTATGCCAGCGGGTATTGCTTCTGTGGTTCTTCAATCTCAAGCATTCTTTACAATTTTATTTGCAGCAGTGCTTTTAAAAGAACCACTAAAGGTAAGACAACTGATAGGCCTTGTAGTTGCTTCACTGGGTCTTTACCTCATAGGTACAAATGGAGGTGCTAACGGAACCTTATCCATTCCTCTTGGAGCATTTTTATTAAGTCTTTTAGCCGCCGCTTGTTGGAGTGGCTCCAATATAGTAATAAGATATGCTGTCAATCATGCAGCTTCTAGGGGAGAAAAATTAGACATGCTTAGCCTTGTTGTCTGGTCAAGTCTTGTACCTCCTATTCCTCTTATGATACTTGCGCTCATGTTTGACACGCCTGAAACATTATTACACGCAATTACTAATTTGAATGGAGTATCTATTTTTGCTGTCTTTTATCTTGCTTTTTTCGCAACATTAGTTGGATATGGCACATGGAGCGGATTAATTGCTAAGTATTCTGCAGGCCGAGTAGCCCCACTCTCTTTACTCGTTCCTGTCACTGGACTTATTACCGCTCGTCTTGTTCTTGGAGAACAGCTTTCCTCCCTACAGTGGGCCGGAGGTTTGGTTATAGTTCTTGGCATACTCATATCAAATTTTGGCCTAGCACCAATGAAATTCTTACTTAAGGCTAAAGATTAAAAGCTGTACTTAAAGCACAGCCTTAAAAAACCAACTAAAACAAAAAAGGTTAGCCTATGCTAACCTTTTAAACTAACTCTTCATTAGGATATATTATTACATTTTGTTCCCTATCATCTATGTGATCTAATACAAGTAATGGAATATAATCTTTTACAACCTTAGCTTCTGGTTCCTTAGTACTTATTAAGACTCCTATTCCTACCACATTTGCATCAAATTCACGCATCATATCTACCATTCCCTTAGCCGTTCCTCCAGCCTTCATAAAATCGTCTATTATGATTACATTAGACCCAGGTTTAATAGCGCGCTTTGATATGGACATGGTTTGAATTTTACCAGTAGACCCAGATAAATAATTAATACTAACAGTAGACCCTTCCGTAACTTTACTATCTCTTCTTAAGATTATAAGTGGTACATTTAGTGCATTTGCCGTCATCATAGCTATAGGAATACCTTTAGTTTCTACTGTGATTACGTAATCGATTTCCTTGTCCATAAATTGAGTGGCAAAGATGTTCCCAACCTTTCTCATAGTAGCAGGGTTATATATTATATCTGCCATATATAAAAATGGACCTGGTATAATTCTTTTAGGATCTTTAAGTTTGTTACAGACTTCATCTAATATTTCCTTAGTTTCTTCTTTAGTTAAGACAGGTATATATTTTACCCCTCCAGCAGCTCCTGGCACAGTTTCTATCTTGCCCAGTTCTAAATCTTCCATCAGTTTCTTTGCTATGACAATATCTTCACTGATACTAGATTTGGCTGCATTGAATTTATCCGTAAAATAACTAAGATTAAATAAATGATTTGGATTATCAGTCAATATTTTAACTAATGCTCCGATTCGTTCATTTCTCTTTATTTTCATTCTTTTCCATTCTCCATTCAATTTTTTCGTTTAATATTATATTATTGCTTTTTACACAATTATTCAATACATTTATCTTCCAACAAATATTTTTATGTTATAATTTTCTAAGAAAACTTTTTGTTCATATTTATCATTTCACATTCTTTTTATAAATATATATAAATATGGCTATAATTAACAATAAATTTTATTAAGTTTTATTGGAGGATTTTATAATGTTTGATTTTGATTTAGATAAACATAGTATAAACCATATACATTTTATCGGAATAGGTGGAATAAGTATGAGTGCTTTAGCACAAATTCTTATTAACTTCGATTATAAGGTTTCTGGATCTGATATGAATGATTCAGAAATCACTAAAAAACTTTCATCACAAGGGGCCACTATACATATAGGCCATAATAAGAATAACATATCTAGTCCAGATTTAGTAGTATATACTGCTGCAGTGAAAGAAACTAATCCAGAATTAATGGAAGCTAGGACTAAACAAATTCCTATCCTATCTAGGGCAGAAATGTTAGGACTTCTTATGAAAAAATTTAAAAACAACATAGCCGTGGCAGGTACCCATGGAAAAACTACCACCACATCTATGATCTCTGTAATTTTAGACTACAATAAATACTCTCCTACCATATTAGTTGGTGGTCAACTAGATAACATAGGAGGTAATGTTAAAGTCGGGTCTAGAGATTACTTTATTACAGAAGCATGTGAATATGTGGGAAGCTTCTTAAAATTCTTCCCTACAGTTGGAATTATTTTAAACATTGAAGAAGACCACTTAGATTATTTTAAGGACTTAAATCATATTAAAAATACCTTTAGAGAATTCATAGATTTAATCCCAAATGATGGCCTTTTAATAGCTTATGGTGATGATCCTAATGTACAAAATATAATAGACCATGTAAATTGTAACTTAATCACTTATGGTCAAGATAATAATTCAGATTACTATCCTATAAATATTTCTTTCAATGACCTTGGATATCCTTCTTTTAACTTGTATAAAAAGGATAAATTACTAGGAAAAATAAATTTGAGAGTTCCAGGCGAACACAATCTATACAATTCCATAGCATCAATTGCATGCTGTCATCATTTTGGAATAGATATTGACCATATAAATGAGGCTCTAAATACCTTTGGTGGTACCCATAGAAGATTTGATTTACTCGGTAATATTAATAATATAAGAGTAGTAGATGACTATGCTCACCACCCAACAGAAATAGAAGCCACATTAAAAGCCGTATCCAATATAGATCATAGTAACCTATGGTGTGTTTTTCAGCCCCATACCTTTACTAGAACCATATCCCTTTTAGATGAGTTCTCAGAGGCCTTTGATGGAGTAGATAATCTCATTATCACAGACATTTATGCAGCTCGAGAAAAGGACACAGGACAAATTCACTCTAAGGATTTAGTTGAAAAAATCAAAATGCGTAATGATAAAGTGACATATATGAAAGAATTTGATTCCATAGTAGATTACATTTATGAAAATGCTAAACCAAATGACTTGGTAATTACTATGGGAGCTGGAAATGTAAATAGAATTGGAGAAAAATTAGTAAATAAATTAAAAGGCTAGGATTTTATCCTAGCCTTAAACTATATACTCATACTACTTTTGATTATTTCACCTATATTTTCACTATAATATGTCTTGTTTTTATAAGTAATACTATTTTCATATATCTTAACCTCAAACTCTTCTCCTGTCACATTAAAGGTTAAGGTATATTTCAATTCTGATTCATCAGGAGTCACCATTGTTTCTGACTTTTGTGAGTGGATTAGCATTCTAGCTAACTCCCTTGGATAAAACACTTCATCTTCTAAGTCAAATATATTATCCTTATCATCTATTACTATCTTTGTACTATTTAATAAATACTCTATTGAATCCCTATCAAAAACCTTATCTATTTTATATTTATCCATTAAATAATTCCAAAGTTCTCCATCATATTCATAAAACTCCTTAGAATCATAGGAATCAATTAATATTGTCTTTTCATTTAAAAGCTTTATATTATATACCATATCCCCTATGCCCACTTCTATATGATAATTTGGGAATATGGCACTTAAATTCATATTTTCTTCCATAACTATTGGCTTTTTCAAAGTAATATTTTCTAAAAAATCTTGAATTTCTTCATTATTGAGAGTCCACACACGAGATACATCTTTAGCTAAAATACTTATTTTATCCACATCATTAAATCTCAAGTGTTTAGAGTATCCATATACATATATGATTCCCAATTCATCTATAATCCTTTGTATTTCTTCTACATTACCTTCATACACATTACTTCCACCTGTAGGATTGTCTACTATAATATACTTGTCATTTAATTTTATTTTAATATTTTCGCTTTTTACATGGAGAGTATATAGATTCTCACTATACTTTTCCTTGTCTTCTTTAGATGACATTACTAAATTAAGGTCCATTCCCTTTAAAAGAGCTACAATTTTATCCGATTTATCCTCTTCCACCTCTATTACATTATCAGGAGAAGATTTACATTCTATATATAATTCATTAATATTTTCAACAACTTCTTTAAAAGGGTCCTTCTCTTGTACTGCTGGTATTTCCTCTTTAACTTCTTCAACTGCCACAGTACTTTTTTCCTTTACTTCTTTCTTCTTATCCAAAATAAAGAAAGTAATAGATCCACTTACACTTCCAAGTACTAAAAACAGTATTACTAATCTTACTATTACTTTCGTGTTTTTCACTGTTTATCACTCCTAAGTTAATCATAAAACATTTATCTATAAAATAGCCCATTCTTATGTTTTTATACATCCTTCATTTTTATACATATTCTGCATATGCATTAAAAGTCCTTCCTACCCCTATAATTATATTAATTTTATTTAAAAATTCCTATAGGCAAATAAGACTTAACTGCAAAAAAATAAGGGTGCAAATTTGCATCCCTATTTATCTTGAATATATTTCTTTTATTATATCTTCTACTCCAGATTTATCATGTATAAAGTATGATAATCTATTTCTCATTACAGTGTCTCCAGGAATAGAATATGTCTTTAAACTATCACTATCCATACCAATGGCATCTGTAGCAAGTTTCACCGCATCTACTACAGACATGTCCGTTTCAATATATTTCATAACGGTATTGGCAACTACTGGTAATCTAAAACCTAATGCCTTTTTTAAAGCAGCCTTTATAAACTGTTGCTGAGTTTTAGTACGACCTAGATCTCCATTTGGATAACCCGTTCCATCGTTGCCCTTTCTAAATCTTAAAAACTGAATAGCTTTTTTACCATTTAACACTTGTGTACCCTTTTTTAAATCTATGTGAAGAGGTGGACTGTCATAAGGGTCATCATATTTCATATCCATAGGAATAGTCACCTTTACTCCCCCTAAGGAATCTACTACACTCTCTACACCTTCATATCTAACTTTCACATAATAGTCTATAGGAACATTACAAAGAACTTGGCTAATAGCTACCTTAGTTCCCGTTACACCTTCATCTCCATGAACTGCATTTATTTTTTTCTTATCTGGAGAATGATTTTTATTTCTCTCGTAGTAAGTATCTCTAGGTACAGATACTAAGTCTATATTATTAGTATCTGGGTCAAAACTTGCAAACATTATAGTGTCCGTTCTAGGCCCTTCCATACCTAGTAATAAAAAATTAATTCTCTCGCTTTTCTCTATTAAAATCTCCAACTCGCTCTTTGGTTCTTCCTTTGGCACTTCTTTTTCCTTTTCTTCTTCCTGTGGTTGCTCTACTACAACTTCCTCTGGAGGATTATAAAACTTTGTAAAGGCCCATACTCCAGCTCCAATTACCATTGTAAAACATAGAAATGCTATGAAAAATACCTTCATAAATGTCTTCATATTTATCTTCCTTTCAAATACATATCCATATATATTGTAACATATGTTAAAAACATAATAGTTAAAAATATATTACAAATAATAACATGAAATCTTTTCCACTCTTTTTTGTAATTTTTTGTTAACTATTTTTTCCCTAAAATAAATTACAATATATGTATTAATAATAAAGGGGTGAAGTATATGAATAACAAAAATCCATTAATAATTGTGGCCTTAATATTAACCTTAGGAGTTATAGTCTCCTCTGTTATAGTGACAAAAGGTTTTGTTCAAGTAAAGGCTAATAAAAATTCATTAACCGTTAAGGGTAGTGCTAAGAAGCAGATTAAATCAGACTTCGTTGTATGGAATGGAAGCTTTTCTGTTCAATCTAGTGATTTATCCTCTGCCTATTCAAAAATTAAAGAGGATGAATTGAAGGTAAAGAATTATTTAATTAATGCTGGTATTAAGGAAGATGACATAGTTCTATCCTCCATTTCAACTAGTACATATAATAAAATATTACCAAATGGCACTTATACCAATGAAATAGAAAGTTACAAACTCTACCAAACTGTTGAAATCAGATCTAGTGACGTAGATAAAATTACTAATATATCAAGGGAAGCTACAGACCTTATAAACAGTGGGGTAGAATTTAGCTCTAACGGACCTCAATACTTCTATACTAAATTAGCTGATCTAAAGATTGAGATGATAGAATTAGCAACTAAGGATGCTAAATTAAGGGCAGAAAAGCTTCTTCAAATTTCTAATAATACTCCAGGTCAACTATTATCTGCTAGAGTTGGTGTATTTCAAATAACACCCCTTTACTCTAATGAAATCTCAGATTATGGAATCAACGATACATCTTCATTGGAAAAGGAAATTACAGCTGTAGTATCCTGTGAATTTGAAGTGAAATAGATGAAAATAAAAAAATGCTGCGTGAGCAGCATTTTTATTTTTATCTATTATAGTTATAGAAACCTTCTTTAGTCTTTCTTCCTAATAGATTAGCTCTAACCATTTTTCTTAATAATGGATGTGGTCTATACTTAGAATCACCAAATTCATTATATAATACTTCCATAATAGCTAGGCATACATCAAGACCAACTAAATCTCCTAAAGCTAAAGGTCCAATTGGATGATTAGCACCAAGCTTC from Anaeromicrobium sediminis includes:
- a CDS encoding ribose-phosphate diphosphokinase, with amino-acid sequence MNTNRQKIKVFAGNASKELASKICKELEIELGDAHVGTFSDGEISVNINETVRGADVFVIQSTCEPVNNNLMELLIMIDALKRASAGRINAVIPYYGYARQDRKAKARDPITAKLVADLITAAGADRVLTMDLHAAQIQGYFEIPVDHLLGVPILAKHFRERNIEDLVVVSPDLGSVTRARNFAGYLDAPIAIIDKRRPKANVSEVMNIIGDIEGKNVILIDDMIDTAGTITNAASALKEFGAKDVYACCTHPVLSGPAIERINNSEIDELVLLDTIELDDDKKIKNINCLSVAGIFAEAIKRIYENLSVSKLFD
- the glmU gene encoding bifunctional UDP-N-acetylglucosamine diphosphorylase/glucosamine-1-phosphate N-acetyltransferase GlmU; protein product: MEKTTAIILAAGAGTRMKSKFPKVVHKVCGKSMVEHVIHVAKCSDCEETVVVIGHGADKVKETVKDDVHFVLQREQLGTGHAVLQAKEYIKDEGYVLLLYGDTPLIKADTLREMIDYHKENKLSATVLTAHVDNPYGYGRIVKDTAGYVEKIVEHKDANEEELKITEINSGMYLYDAKLLKESLDLLNNNNSQKEYYITDVVGILNDKGHKVGSYVLEDMEEILGVNSRVQLAAAEKIMRDRTLNKLMESGVTLIDPNNTYIDAQVEIGQDTIIYPGAIIKGNTIIGNECSIGHNTRIENSIIKDNVEIQSSTIIDSFVDEETTVGPYAYLRPNSKIGKKAKIGDFVEVKNATIGDNSKASHLAYIGDAEVGSGVNIGCGVVFVNYDGKNKHKTIVEDNAFVGSNCNLVAPVTIKESAYIATGSTITKEVPEGALSVARQKQRNIEGWVERKGLLKNK
- the spoVG gene encoding septation regulator SpoVG, yielding MQVTDVRVRKIQDEGKMKGIVSVTFDNEFVVHDIKIIEGLNGLFIAMPSRKIGEGDFRDIAHPINSETRSRLQDKIFDAYEKAKLSQDE
- a CDS encoding winged helix-turn-helix transcriptional regulator, coding for MPKDRTNKVSCSNYRCEIEVTLELISGKWKGLILWNLGNHEVIRFNEFRRIIPKITQKMLTQQLRTLEEDGLINRKIYNQIPPMVEYSLSEEGQKLMPILEQMDKWGKNYISNYRKD
- a CDS encoding iron-containing alcohol dehydrogenase, encoding MARFTIPRDVYFGEGAIEELKNLKGKRAAIVIGGGSIKRSGALDKIEGYLKEAGMETTLIEGVESDPSVDTVMNGVKIMQKFEPDWIVGVGGGSPIDAAKAMWIFYEYPQFTFEEAAKPFSLPELRTKAKFAAVTTTSGTGTEVTSFSVITDNKTGVKYPIADYNITPDIAIVDTDLAQTMSPKLVAHTGMDALTHAFEAYVSTVRTVFTDALAMKSIEMMKENLVKSFEGDTKARSEMHLAQCLAGMSFSNAILGIVHSMAHKTGKIFSIPHGCANAIYLPYVIQFNQKIAGKAYADIARRLGLAGNNEEELVNSLVEMVIDFNKKMNIPLTLREFGVSEKDFNDKLEEIADTAVADPCTGTNPREISVEEMKKLFICAYNGEKVEF
- a CDS encoding EamA family transporter, whose amino-acid sequence is MIINEKMNRKDIGLALLVVTVWGANFTVIKLGLAGVPSMLLAVLRYVLTAFPAVFFVKRPAIEWRYCIAYGLAVGVGQFGCLFYAMDIGMPAGIASVVLQSQAFFTILFAAVLLKEPLKVRQLIGLVVASLGLYLIGTNGGANGTLSIPLGAFLLSLLAAACWSGSNIVIRYAVNHAASRGEKLDMLSLVVWSSLVPPIPLMILALMFDTPETLLHAITNLNGVSIFAVFYLAFFATLVGYGTWSGLIAKYSAGRVAPLSLLVPVTGLITARLVLGEQLSSLQWAGGLVIVLGILISNFGLAPMKFLLKAKD
- the purR gene encoding pur operon repressor, with product MKIKRNERIGALVKILTDNPNHLFNLSYFTDKFNAAKSSISEDIVIAKKLMEDLELGKIETVPGAAGGVKYIPVLTKEETKEILDEVCNKLKDPKRIIPGPFLYMADIIYNPATMRKVGNIFATQFMDKEIDYVITVETKGIPIAMMTANALNVPLIILRRDSKVTEGSTVSINYLSGSTGKIQTMSISKRAIKPGSNVIIIDDFMKAGGTAKGMVDMMREFDANVVGIGVLISTKEPEAKVVKDYIPLLVLDHIDDREQNVIIYPNEELV
- the murC gene encoding UDP-N-acetylmuramate--L-alanine ligase, coding for MFDFDLDKHSINHIHFIGIGGISMSALAQILINFDYKVSGSDMNDSEITKKLSSQGATIHIGHNKNNISSPDLVVYTAAVKETNPELMEARTKQIPILSRAEMLGLLMKKFKNNIAVAGTHGKTTTTSMISVILDYNKYSPTILVGGQLDNIGGNVKVGSRDYFITEACEYVGSFLKFFPTVGIILNIEEDHLDYFKDLNHIKNTFREFIDLIPNDGLLIAYGDDPNVQNIIDHVNCNLITYGQDNNSDYYPINISFNDLGYPSFNLYKKDKLLGKINLRVPGEHNLYNSIASIACCHHFGIDIDHINEALNTFGGTHRRFDLLGNINNIRVVDDYAHHPTEIEATLKAVSNIDHSNLWCVFQPHTFTRTISLLDEFSEAFDGVDNLIITDIYAAREKDTGQIHSKDLVEKIKMRNDKVTYMKEFDSIVDYIYENAKPNDLVITMGAGNVNRIGEKLVNKLKG
- a CDS encoding LCP family protein, with protein sequence MKTFMKVFFIAFLCFTMVIGAGVWAFTKFYNPPEEVVVEQPQEEEKEKEVPKEEPKSELEILIEKSERINFLLLGMEGPRTDTIMFASFDPDTNNIDLVSVPRDTYYERNKNHSPDKKKINAVHGDEGVTGTKVAISQVLCNVPIDYYVKVRYEGVESVVDSLGGVKVTIPMDMKYDDPYDSPPLHIDLKKGTQVLNGKKAIQFLRFRKGNDGTGYPNGDLGRTKTQQQFIKAALKKALGFRLPVVANTVMKYIETDMSVVDAVKLATDAIGMDSDSLKTYSIPGDTVMRNRLSYFIHDKSGVEDIIKEIYSR